The genomic stretch GGATTCAAGATTATCTAATCCCACCCTATTTCTAGTGTAGTTTCCTAAAATCGGTTTACTCGATTTTAGGAAACTACAGAAAAAAATTACCAAATACTTGCATTATTCATTTATTCTGTTTTTCTTTGTCCCAATCAATTCAATCTGCGAGGATTGTTTGAATTATAAAGAGGAGTCGAGAGAACGGGCTCATGGAAACTCCGACAACCTGCAAGGCCACTTGCAAGGTGCCAAAACCCGACCTGAGAACCAGGAGTTATAATTTAAGCTGAAAGAAAATGAAAACAGAAACAACAAAACAAAACAGCATTTATTGCACTACAAATTGTAGCATTCTTTTCATTCATTCTATCGCCATGTCTATGCGTATGCGCTGCATGCGCTAATATTTTTTATACCCCGGACTTTTTATTTTAGATTTTTTTAATTTCAGATTTTTGATTGGGAAATTACACGGTAATTTTCAGAATTTCATGAATCGGTTTCAAGGATAAACCGTGTGAAAACGTGTCATTGCATACCATCAAATCATCCCTAGAAATCAATTAGTTGCAAGGCAGCTAACAGATAAAAAATCACCAACAAAAATTTATCCATTAAAAAATTGTACAAGATCATGGCTAAAACATACGCGGAAATAAACGATAAAATCAAGAAAGGTACGGCTGTCGTGTTGACTGCCGAAGAGGTTGCAGAACTGGCAAAAACGCTCTCCCCGAAAGAGATCGCAGAGAAAGTGGATGTCGTGACCACGGCCACTTTCGGGGCAATGTGTTCCTCCGGGGCATTTTTAAACTTCGGACACGCTAATCCCCCGATTCGCATGGAAAAAATCGAATTGAACGGCATTCGTGTCAGTGGCGGATTGGCTGCCGTGGACACTTACGTGGGAGCAACTGATTGCAATCCGGAAAACCCCAGTTACGGGGGAGCCCACATCATAGAAGATCTGATTGCAGGTAAAGAAATCACGCTGGAGGCCTGGGGAAAAGGTACGGATTGTTATCCCCGGAAACATATCAAAACAGTGATCACCAAAGACACGATCAACGAGGCTATCCTGTACAACCCCAGAAATGCCTACCAGAATTATAACGTGGCTACTAACTCCACGGATAAAATCAAATACACGTACATGGGAACCCTATTACCCAAATTGCGGAACGCTTCTTACAGCACGGCCGGAGAATTATCTCCCCTGTTGAATGATCCGGAATGCCGCACGATCGGCTTGGGAACCCGTATTTTCCTTTGTGGAACGGAAGGATACGTCACTTGGAACGGTACCCAATTCCACTCCACGAAAGAAACAAACGAATACGGCATTCCCACCAGTAACGCTCGCACGATAGCCGTGATCGGTGACTTGAAGAACATGAGCACGGAATTCCTAAGAGGAGTTTATTACGAGAAATACGGGGTGAGCATGTTTGTCGGTATCGGTATACCCATTCCTATTCTGGATGAAGATCTTGCCCGGAGAGTGTCTATTCGAAATGAACAAATAGAAACCACGGTTGTAGATTACGGAGACGGAAATAAGATTTTAGGTAAAACAAATTATGCGGCCTTGCAAAGTGGAGAGATCGAGGTTAACGGTCATAAAATCAAAACGGCTCCCGTTGCCAGCCTGTCAAAAGCCCGGCAAATCGCCGAGATTTTAAAGTCATGGATTCAGAAAGGAGACTTCCTACTCACGGAACCCGTTCGCCCCATGCCGACAGGCACTTCACTAAAAGGACTCCAAGAAATTGAGAATTGAAAATGGAGAATTGAGAACGAAACGTGACAATTCCCGCGGTTGGAATCTTAAATCTAAAATCATTAAATCTAAAATCAGAAGCAATCATGACTAAAAAAGTAATATTAACCTTCCCGGTAGACGCAACAGACAGACCTTTGACATACGACTTAATTCGTATTTATGATGTAAAAGTGAATATCCTAAAAGCAGAAATACAACCCGGAAAAACCGGATCACTCTTGATCGAGATGGACGCAGATCCCTTGAGAATAGAACAGGCTATTGCTTTCTTGAATGATAACGGGGTAACCGTAAGTCCGGTATCCAGCAAAATATCTTACGATGACTCCCGATGTATTAATTGTGGAAACTGTGCTTCGGCCTGTTTCTCCCACGCCTTGACTATCGAGGCTCCCGATTGGAAACTACAATTCAATCCCGAAAAATGTATCGCCTGCAAACTATGCTTGAAAGCTTGCCCGTTGAAACTTTTCAAGATTGAATTCAGCAATCCGGAAAGCTGCTAGACAAATGCACAGATCTTATAAACCTTACAAACTATCAGTACAGTTATGATCGAGTACAAAAATCGCACA from Butyricimonas virosa encodes the following:
- a CDS encoding homocysteine biosynthesis protein — encoded protein: MAKTYAEINDKIKKGTAVVLTAEEVAELAKTLSPKEIAEKVDVVTTATFGAMCSSGAFLNFGHANPPIRMEKIELNGIRVSGGLAAVDTYVGATDCNPENPSYGGAHIIEDLIAGKEITLEAWGKGTDCYPRKHIKTVITKDTINEAILYNPRNAYQNYNVATNSTDKIKYTYMGTLLPKLRNASYSTAGELSPLLNDPECRTIGLGTRIFLCGTEGYVTWNGTQFHSTKETNEYGIPTSNARTIAVIGDLKNMSTEFLRGVYYEKYGVSMFVGIGIPIPILDEDLARRVSIRNEQIETTVVDYGDGNKILGKTNYAALQSGEIEVNGHKIKTAPVASLSKARQIAEILKSWIQKGDFLLTEPVRPMPTGTSLKGLQEIEN
- a CDS encoding NIL domain-containing protein encodes the protein MTKKVILTFPVDATDRPLTYDLIRIYDVKVNILKAEIQPGKTGSLLIEMDADPLRIEQAIAFLNDNGVTVSPVSSKISYDDSRCINCGNCASACFSHALTIEAPDWKLQFNPEKCIACKLCLKACPLKLFKIEFSNPESC